A stretch of the Azorhizobium caulinodans ORS 571 genome encodes the following:
- a CDS encoding sensor histidine kinase, whose product MTQAPMDRAAGAAPHSGRAAEGRGFDEALAEARRSVRWLAGALAVFVVALLLARLRASLLWLAAAPLLFAAIELFTLGRTLGRLSAARRAEAHAQAARTAAAEAENQAKSRFLAEMSHELRTPLNAVIGFSEVMAQEVLGPHANAAYRDYAQDIHASGRHLLALADDILDLARIETGHRQVLETAVNLGALAQDCAHMMRLGAAERDITLIVTLNARPRLWADERAVRQMVLNLMANAVKFTPAGGTVELFVDSDAEGAPFCAVEDNGPGLADAELPLALSAHHRESRLDPASGQGAGLGLAIVRALAQMHEARLDLTERATGGTRATLSFPASRALAAAEGTTPTPLLAAE is encoded by the coding sequence ATGACGCAGGCCCCGATGGATCGCGCCGCCGGCGCCGCCCCGCACAGCGGGCGCGCAGCCGAAGGCCGCGGATTCGACGAGGCCCTGGCCGAGGCGCGCCGCTCCGTGCGCTGGCTGGCCGGCGCGCTGGCGGTTTTCGTCGTCGCCTTGCTGCTGGCGCGGCTGCGCGCCTCGCTGCTGTGGCTCGCCGCCGCCCCGCTGCTGTTCGCCGCCATCGAGCTGTTCACCCTCGGCCGCACGCTGGGGCGCCTGTCGGCCGCCCGCCGCGCGGAGGCTCACGCGCAGGCCGCCCGCACCGCCGCCGCCGAGGCGGAGAATCAGGCCAAGTCCCGCTTCCTCGCCGAGATGAGCCACGAGCTGCGCACCCCGCTCAACGCGGTCATCGGCTTTTCCGAAGTGATGGCGCAGGAGGTGCTCGGCCCGCACGCCAACGCCGCCTATCGCGATTATGCGCAGGACATCCACGCCTCGGGCCGCCATCTGCTGGCGCTGGCCGATGACATCCTCGATCTGGCCCGCATCGAGACCGGCCACCGGCAGGTGCTGGAGACGGCGGTGAACCTCGGCGCCCTGGCGCAGGACTGCGCGCACATGATGCGGCTCGGCGCGGCGGAGCGGGACATCACGCTCATCGTCACCCTCAATGCCCGCCCCCGCCTGTGGGCGGACGAGCGCGCGGTGCGCCAGATGGTGCTGAACCTGATGGCCAACGCGGTGAAGTTCACGCCCGCCGGCGGCACCGTCGAGTTGTTCGTGGACAGCGATGCGGAGGGCGCGCCCTTCTGCGCGGTGGAAGACAACGGGCCAGGGCTGGCGGACGCCGAGCTGCCCCTCGCCCTCTCGGCCCACCACCGGGAAAGCCGGCTCGATCCGGCGAGCGGCCAGGGCGCAGGCCTCGGCCTTGCCATCGTGCGGGCGCTGGCGCAGATGCACGAGGCGCGGCTGGATCTTACGGAACGGGCCACGGGCGGCACGCGGGCCACCCTTTCCTTTCCCGCCTCCCGCGCGCTCGCGGCGGCGGAGGGAACCACCCCCACGCCCCTGCTGGCGGCGGAATAG
- a CDS encoding ImuA family protein, giving the protein MSATAEQLRALRQEVAGLERWTGQGAARRVPLGHAEVDAALGGGLETGRLHEFFSRAAGDVGAAAGFAAMLAARFGSGVFWLRQEQAGRQGGALHGPGLAEIGLDPAQLILGVLEDPLAVLAAAGEAARCPGVGSVVVELHGMPRALDLIATRRLALAAEGSGASVLLLRIGGEARPSAAWTRWSVSAAPSAPLEAGAPGHPALDLELTRQKSGPPGGPWRVEWDRDGASFRTWSGGGAALSGAPLPPAADGSSAPPRRAVLPLRRLG; this is encoded by the coding sequence ATGAGCGCGACGGCGGAACAGCTCCGGGCGCTTCGGCAGGAGGTGGCCGGGCTTGAGCGATGGACAGGTCAGGGCGCGGCCAGGCGCGTGCCGCTCGGCCATGCGGAGGTGGATGCCGCGCTGGGCGGCGGGCTGGAGACCGGTCGGCTGCACGAATTCTTCTCCCGCGCGGCCGGGGACGTGGGTGCGGCGGCGGGCTTTGCGGCCATGCTTGCGGCCCGCTTCGGCAGCGGCGTCTTCTGGCTGCGGCAGGAACAGGCCGGGCGGCAGGGCGGGGCCCTGCATGGACCGGGCCTTGCGGAGATCGGGCTCGATCCCGCGCAACTGATCCTCGGCGTGTTGGAGGACCCGCTGGCGGTTCTGGCGGCGGCGGGCGAGGCGGCCCGCTGTCCGGGCGTCGGCAGCGTGGTGGTGGAGCTTCACGGCATGCCGCGGGCCCTCGATCTCATCGCCACCCGCCGTCTGGCGCTGGCGGCGGAGGGCTCCGGCGCCAGCGTGCTGCTGCTGCGGATCGGGGGGGAGGCCCGCCCGAGCGCCGCCTGGACCCGCTGGAGCGTCAGTGCGGCACCCTCCGCGCCGCTGGAGGCGGGGGCGCCGGGGCATCCGGCGCTCGATCTGGAACTGACACGGCAGAAGAGCGGCCCGCCCGGCGGGCCATGGCGGGTGGAGTGGGATCGTGATGGAGCAAGCTTCCGGACGTGGAGCGGGGGAGGGGCGGCGCTATCTGGCGCTCCACTTCCCCCTGCTGCCGATGGATCGTCTGCGCCGCCTCGGCGTGCCGTCCTCCCCCTGCGACGCCTCGGCTGA
- a CDS encoding Y-family DNA polymerase has product MDRLRRLGVPSSPCDASAEPPFALVEKERGALRLAAANRAALRLGLTPGLALADARARVPDLLVEEHAPEADRRFLERIAEACDRYTPMVAVNPPHSLILDVTGVPHLFGGEGGLKADAARRMAAAGLTARLACAGTPEAALALARFHRGPPLMDAASEEAAVRALPVAALDLPPETETALRRAGLNCVGDIARRPSAPLTARFGAQATWRLARLLGRVDSRITPRRAPPALLFSHPFAEPIGRMEHVMGVLGELAQRAATELEARGLGGRSFEARFYRSDGETRTVRIETGAPVRDPAVVMRLFALRIEALADPLDPGFGFDLVRLAVPQAEPFSQAQGGLDREEQGEDLGALVDRLSMRFGRARFRRLVPRDTHIPERAVAAVPALAAAPESWAAPEPEEPPQRPLYLFRPPLPIEVLAEVPDGPPLRFRWRGGTHDVAAQEGPERIGEEWWRDISRPETPRDYYRVEDKGGRRFWIFRHGIHEGGRAPPLWYLHGLFS; this is encoded by the coding sequence ATGGATCGTCTGCGCCGCCTCGGCGTGCCGTCCTCCCCCTGCGACGCCTCGGCTGAGCCGCCCTTCGCGCTGGTGGAGAAGGAGCGCGGCGCCCTGCGCCTCGCCGCCGCCAATAGAGCCGCCTTGCGGCTCGGCCTCACCCCCGGTCTTGCCCTTGCCGATGCGCGGGCGCGCGTGCCGGACCTTCTGGTCGAGGAGCACGCGCCCGAGGCCGACCGGCGGTTTCTGGAGCGGATCGCGGAGGCCTGCGACCGCTATACGCCCATGGTGGCGGTGAACCCGCCCCACAGCCTCATCCTCGACGTGACCGGCGTCCCCCACCTGTTCGGGGGCGAAGGCGGCCTCAAGGCGGACGCCGCCCGTCGCATGGCGGCCGCCGGTCTCACCGCGCGCCTTGCCTGCGCCGGCACGCCGGAGGCGGCGCTCGCCCTCGCCCGCTTCCACCGCGGCCCCCCGCTCATGGACGCGGCGTCCGAGGAGGCCGCCGTACGAGCCCTGCCCGTGGCAGCACTCGATTTGCCGCCGGAAACCGAGACCGCCTTGCGCCGGGCGGGCCTCAACTGCGTGGGCGACATCGCCCGCCGTCCCAGCGCGCCACTCACGGCCCGCTTCGGGGCGCAGGCCACCTGGCGCCTCGCCCGGCTGCTCGGGCGCGTGGACAGCCGCATCACGCCCCGCCGGGCGCCGCCCGCGCTGCTCTTCTCCCATCCCTTCGCCGAGCCCATCGGCCGCATGGAGCATGTGATGGGCGTGCTCGGTGAACTGGCGCAGCGCGCCGCCACGGAACTGGAGGCGCGCGGTCTCGGCGGGCGCAGCTTCGAGGCGCGCTTCTATCGCAGCGACGGCGAGACCCGCACCGTGCGGATCGAAACCGGCGCGCCGGTCCGCGACCCCGCCGTGGTGATGCGTCTGTTCGCGCTGCGCATAGAGGCGCTGGCGGACCCGCTCGATCCCGGCTTCGGCTTTGATCTGGTGCGCCTCGCGGTGCCGCAGGCCGAGCCTTTTTCGCAGGCGCAGGGCGGCCTTGACCGGGAGGAGCAGGGCGAGGACCTCGGCGCGCTCGTGGACCGGCTGAGCATGCGCTTCGGCCGCGCGCGCTTCCGCCGCCTCGTGCCGCGCGACACCCATATTCCCGAGCGGGCGGTGGCGGCGGTGCCGGCGCTGGCTGCCGCGCCGGAGAGCTGGGCTGCGCCCGAGCCGGAGGAGCCGCCGCAGCGCCCCCTCTATCTCTTCCGTCCGCCCTTGCCCATCGAGGTGCTGGCGGAGGTGCCGGACGGCCCACCCTTGCGCTTCCGCTGGCGCGGCGGCACCCATGACGTGGCCGCCCAGGAGGGCCCCGAGCGCATCGGCGAGGAATGGTGGCGCGACATCTCGCGGCCCGAGACGCCCCGCGATTACTACCGTGTGGAAGACAAGGGCGGTCGCCGCTTCTGGATCTTCCGCCATGGCATCCACGAAGGCGGCCGCGCCCCGCCCCTCTGGTATCTTCACGGCCTTTTCTCTTGA
- the cobT gene encoding nicotinate-nucleotide--dimethylbenzimidazole phosphoribosyltransferase, producing MSAPTHTGLPFDDIRQLVSTMPGPDAAARAMAEARQSDLLKPPGALGRLEEIAIHLATWQAKGMPTADRPMVAVFAATHGIAERGVSPYPGAVTKQMVAAFTDGKAAVNQICASFDAGLRVFDLALDLPTPDITQDAALDERACAATIAFGMQAIAGGADVLALGEMGIGNTTIAAALCHALYGGTPEEWVGAGTGATGDILDRKVAAVREAIAFHGAALSDPLEILRRVGGREVAAMVGAILAARIERVPVVLDGYVVTAAAAVLHAMDPSALDHCLAGHVSAEKAHARLLEKLRLKPILDLGMRLGEGSGAALALGVVKAAVATHRGMGTFSDGGVSNKA from the coding sequence ATGTCCGCTCCCACTCACACCGGCCTGCCTTTCGACGACATCCGCCAGCTCGTCTCCACCATGCCCGGCCCCGATGCCGCTGCGCGGGCGATGGCCGAGGCCCGGCAGTCGGACCTCCTGAAGCCGCCCGGCGCGCTGGGGCGACTGGAAGAGATCGCCATCCACCTCGCCACCTGGCAGGCCAAGGGCATGCCAACCGCCGACCGGCCCATGGTGGCGGTGTTCGCGGCCACTCACGGCATCGCCGAGCGGGGTGTCTCGCCTTATCCGGGCGCGGTGACGAAGCAGATGGTCGCCGCCTTCACGGACGGAAAGGCGGCCGTGAACCAGATCTGCGCCAGCTTTGATGCGGGCCTGCGGGTGTTCGACCTCGCCCTCGACCTGCCGACGCCGGACATCACCCAGGATGCGGCGCTGGACGAGCGCGCCTGCGCCGCCACCATCGCCTTCGGCATGCAGGCCATTGCCGGCGGCGCCGACGTGCTGGCGCTGGGCGAGATGGGCATCGGCAACACCACCATCGCCGCGGCGCTCTGCCACGCCCTCTATGGCGGCACGCCGGAGGAATGGGTGGGCGCCGGCACCGGCGCCACGGGCGACATTCTGGACCGCAAGGTGGCTGCCGTGCGCGAGGCCATCGCCTTCCACGGCGCGGCCTTGTCCGATCCGCTGGAGATCCTGCGCCGGGTGGGTGGGCGCGAGGTGGCGGCCATGGTTGGTGCCATCCTCGCCGCGCGGATCGAGCGCGTGCCGGTGGTCCTCGACGGCTATGTGGTGACGGCCGCCGCCGCCGTGCTGCACGCCATGGACCCGAGCGCCCTCGACCATTGCCTTGCCGGCCACGTCTCGGCCGAGAAGGCCCATGCGCGCCTCTTGGAAAAGCTTCGTCTCAAGCCCATCCTCGATCTCGGCATGCGGCTCGGCGAGGGCTCGGGCGCGGCGCTGGCGCTCGGCGTCGTGAAGGCGGCGGTCGCCACCCATCGCGGCATGGGCACCTTCAGCGACGGCGGCGTCTCCAACAAGGCGTAA
- a CDS encoding efflux RND transporter permease subunit has translation MRFSHFFIDRPIFAFVISIVVMLLGGVSYLRLPVAQYPDIAPPVITVSGQYPGASAETVADTVVAPIEQQINGVEGMLYLSSNSSADGRFTISVTFDLGTNLDIAQVQVQNRVAIASPRLPSEVQQIGVVTAKSSPDILMVVSLYSPDGSRDGLFISNYANVQIKDVLSRIDGVGSITVFGSRDYAMQVWLDPQRLQTLNLTAAEVVSALQSQNIQVASGVLNQPPVSNPGAFQIAVRTLGRLSTPEEFGNVVIKQTATALVRLKDVAKVEISAQDYSSTSYLDKYNSIALGVFQRPGSNALATGNAVVAKMAELGKVFPEGLKYGIYYNPTEFISQSVEAVIHTIFEAIILVVIVVVLFLQTWRAAIIPILAIPISLIGTFFIMKLFGFSLNNLSLFGLVLAIGIVVDDAIVVVENVERNIASGLSPRDAAYKTMDEVGGALVAISLVLSSVFVPTAFITGISGQFYQQFALTIAGSTLLSLLVSLTLSPAMCALLLKPHAHGEQRVAWYAKPVVGFFNIFNRGFEALGNGYAAVVSRLVRIVALVLIVYGGIVAFGGYLFTSTPQGFIPDQDRGYLIVAAQLPPGSSMSRTEEVMTRAADLVLGTPGVAHIVNIVGFSGATFTNAPNAGAMFVILEPFSQRGGDPTRTATAIQRQLFGKLASIQDSLLIVVQPPPVNGIGNAGGFRMMIEDRDGQGPLALRNAVYAMMGAAAQTPGLQQVYSLFETSTPQIYLDIDRAKAQMLQVNVSDVFSALQSYIGSTYVNDFNLFSRTFRVQVQADAPYRKEVKDILSIRVKNANGDTVPLGSFTTVQDISGPYRLPRYNLYTSAELDGSPAPGYSQGQAIEIMQQLAAKVLPQGFAYEWTTLAYQQQRAGNTAIFAFGLGVVFVFLVLAAQYESLTLPLAVVLIVPMCLVAALGGVILRGMDNNILTQVGFIVLIGLAAKNAILIVEFAKQLEDQGMGRREAAVEAARLRLRPIIMTSLAFILGVVPLVWATGAGAELRQALGTAVFSGMIGVTFFGLIFTPVFYVLARWMASLGSGRKSHDPAHDHPAPAE, from the coding sequence ATGCGCTTCTCTCATTTCTTCATTGACCGGCCGATCTTCGCCTTCGTCATCTCCATCGTGGTGATGCTGCTGGGCGGTGTGTCCTATCTGCGCCTCCCCGTGGCGCAGTATCCGGACATCGCCCCGCCGGTGATCACCGTGAGCGGCCAGTATCCCGGCGCCAGCGCCGAGACGGTGGCCGACACGGTGGTGGCGCCGATCGAACAGCAGATCAACGGCGTGGAGGGGATGCTCTATCTCTCCTCCAACTCCTCCGCGGACGGCCGCTTCACCATCTCGGTGACGTTCGACCTCGGCACCAATCTCGACATCGCGCAGGTGCAGGTGCAGAACCGCGTGGCCATCGCCTCGCCGCGTCTGCCCTCCGAAGTGCAGCAGATCGGCGTCGTCACGGCGAAGAGCTCGCCGGACATCCTGATGGTCGTCAGCCTCTATTCGCCTGACGGCTCGCGCGACGGCCTGTTCATCTCCAACTACGCCAACGTCCAGATCAAGGACGTGCTCTCGCGCATCGACGGCGTCGGCTCCATCACGGTGTTCGGCAGCCGCGACTATGCCATGCAGGTGTGGCTCGATCCGCAGCGCCTCCAGACGCTGAACCTCACCGCCGCCGAGGTGGTGAGCGCCCTCCAGTCGCAGAACATCCAGGTGGCCTCGGGCGTGCTGAACCAGCCCCCGGTCTCCAATCCGGGCGCGTTCCAGATCGCCGTGCGCACGCTCGGCCGTCTGTCCACGCCCGAGGAGTTCGGCAACGTCGTCATCAAGCAGACGGCGACCGCGCTGGTGCGCCTGAAGGACGTGGCCAAGGTCGAGATCTCGGCGCAGGACTATTCGTCCACCTCCTATCTCGACAAGTACAACTCCATCGCGCTTGGCGTCTTCCAGCGTCCGGGCTCGAACGCGCTCGCCACCGGCAATGCGGTGGTGGCCAAGATGGCCGAGCTCGGCAAGGTGTTCCCGGAAGGGCTCAAGTACGGCATCTACTACAACCCCACCGAGTTCATCTCGCAGTCGGTGGAGGCGGTGATCCACACCATCTTCGAGGCCATCATCCTCGTGGTGATCGTGGTGGTGCTGTTCCTTCAGACCTGGCGCGCGGCGATCATCCCGATCCTCGCGATCCCGATCTCGCTCATCGGCACCTTCTTCATCATGAAGCTGTTCGGCTTCTCGCTGAACAACCTGTCGCTGTTCGGCCTCGTGCTGGCCATCGGCATCGTGGTGGACGACGCCATCGTCGTGGTGGAGAACGTGGAGCGCAACATCGCCTCCGGCCTCTCGCCGCGTGACGCTGCCTACAAGACCATGGACGAGGTGGGCGGCGCGCTTGTCGCCATCTCGCTGGTGCTGTCGTCGGTGTTCGTGCCGACCGCCTTCATCACCGGCATCTCGGGCCAGTTCTACCAGCAGTTCGCGCTGACCATCGCCGGCTCGACGCTGCTCTCGCTGCTGGTCTCGCTGACGCTCTCGCCCGCCATGTGCGCGCTGCTGCTGAAGCCGCATGCCCATGGCGAACAGCGCGTAGCCTGGTACGCCAAGCCCGTGGTCGGCTTCTTCAACATCTTCAACCGCGGCTTCGAGGCGCTGGGCAACGGCTATGCGGCCGTGGTCTCCCGCCTCGTGCGCATCGTGGCGCTGGTGCTGATCGTCTATGGCGGCATCGTCGCCTTCGGCGGCTATCTCTTCACCTCGACGCCCCAGGGCTTCATCCCCGATCAGGATCGCGGCTACCTCATCGTCGCGGCCCAGCTTCCGCCCGGCTCCTCCATGTCCCGTACGGAAGAGGTGATGACGCGGGCGGCGGATCTGGTGCTCGGTACGCCGGGCGTCGCGCACATCGTGAACATCGTCGGCTTCTCGGGCGCCACCTTCACCAACGCCCCGAACGCCGGCGCCATGTTCGTGATCCTGGAGCCGTTCTCCCAGCGCGGCGGCGATCCCACCCGCACGGCCACCGCCATCCAGCGGCAGCTGTTCGGCAAGCTCGCTTCCATCCAGGATTCGCTGCTCATCGTGGTGCAGCCGCCGCCGGTCAACGGCATCGGCAACGCCGGCGGCTTCCGCATGATGATCGAGGACCGGGACGGCCAGGGCCCGCTGGCGCTGCGCAACGCGGTCTATGCGATGATGGGTGCGGCGGCGCAGACGCCGGGCCTGCAGCAGGTGTACTCGCTCTTCGAGACCTCGACCCCGCAGATCTATCTCGATATCGACCGCGCCAAGGCGCAGATGCTGCAGGTCAATGTCTCCGACGTGTTCAGCGCGCTGCAGAGCTACATCGGCTCGACCTATGTGAACGACTTCAACCTGTTCTCCCGGACGTTCCGCGTTCAGGTGCAGGCGGATGCCCCGTACCGCAAGGAGGTCAAGGACATCCTGAGCATCCGGGTGAAGAATGCGAACGGCGACACGGTGCCGCTCGGCTCCTTCACCACGGTTCAGGACATCTCCGGTCCCTACCGGCTGCCGCGCTATAACCTCTATACGTCGGCGGAACTCGACGGCAGCCCGGCCCCCGGCTACTCGCAGGGTCAGGCGATCGAGATCATGCAGCAGCTCGCCGCCAAGGTGCTGCCGCAGGGCTTCGCCTATGAGTGGACGACGCTCGCCTACCAGCAGCAGCGGGCCGGCAACACCGCCATCTTCGCCTTCGGGCTGGGCGTGGTGTTCGTCTTCCTGGTGCTGGCGGCGCAGTATGAAAGCCTGACGCTGCCGCTGGCCGTGGTGCTCATCGTGCCCATGTGTCTCGTGGCAGCGCTGGGTGGCGTCATCCTGCGCGGGATGGACAACAACATCCTGACGCAGGTGGGCTTCATCGTGCTCATCGGCCTCGCCGCCAAGAACGCCATCCTCATCGTCGAGTTCGCCAAGCAATTGGAGGACCAGGGCATGGGACGGCGCGAGGCGGCGGTGGAGGCGGCCCGGCTGCGTCTGCGCCCGATCATCATGACCTCGCTCGCCTTCATCCTCGGCGTGGTGCCGCTGGTGTGGGCGACGGGCGCCGGCGCCGAGCTGCGCCAGGCGCTCGGCACGGCGGTGTTCTCGGGCATGATCGGCGTGACCTTCTTCGGTCTGATCTTCACGCCGGTCTTCTATGTGCTGGCCCGCTGGATGGCGTCGCTCGGCTCGGGTAGGAAGTCCCACGACCCGGCGCACGATCACCCCGCCCCGGCGGAGTGA
- a CDS encoding thermonuclease family protein: MRLHPFSRTDLVLAGALLAGLFVLAAVLSERWRGGGEREVSGPTFVVDGDTLDVRGQRVRLAGIDAPELHQTCGEEGHLWNCGEMARIALQAEVDTGAVRCRGRAFDIYHRLIATCFVGDVDIGEQMVSSGLAIADGAYRATELEARVTRRGIWFGPFQRPVDWRAEHPRGTADKAHP; encoded by the coding sequence ATGCGCCTGCATCCGTTCTCCCGGACCGATCTTGTGCTGGCCGGGGCGCTCCTCGCCGGCCTGTTCGTGCTTGCCGCCGTCCTGTCCGAGCGCTGGCGGGGTGGCGGCGAGCGGGAGGTGAGCGGCCCCACCTTCGTCGTGGACGGCGACACGCTGGACGTCCGCGGCCAGCGGGTGCGGCTCGCCGGCATCGATGCGCCCGAACTGCATCAGACCTGCGGCGAGGAGGGCCACCTCTGGAACTGCGGCGAGATGGCCCGCATCGCCCTCCAGGCGGAGGTGGATACGGGCGCCGTCCGCTGCCGGGGGCGGGCCTTCGACATCTACCACCGCCTGATCGCCACCTGCTTCGTCGGCGATGTGGACATCGGGGAGCAGATGGTGAGCTCGGGTCTCGCCATTGCCGATGGTGCCTATCGCGCCACCGAACTGGAAGCGCGGGTGACCCGGCGCGGCATCTGGTTCGGCCCCTTCCAGCGGCCCGTGGACTGGCGGGCGGAGCACCCCAGAGGCACCGCCGACAAGGCGCACCCCTAG
- a CDS encoding efflux RND transporter periplasmic adaptor subunit produces MFVLPRLPLKALGAVSLLSLAACGQPQQQQGGPPPPPAVTVAKPQPRTITDYDEYVGRFVAMDEVNVHARVSGYLSEIQFTDGQLVKKGDPLFTLDQRPFKIALDQAKANLAQAQANLDYAQTDLERAKTLLQDRNSTAISKQTFDQRTQTERTAAATLQAQEAAVASAQLDLEFTQLTAPISGRIGDRRVSVGNYVIGASAGTPTLLAVIVSQDPIRFEFTFDEGSLLRYKNSGTGANDGAPVDLKLLDEKTFAHHGKMDFLNNVVDTATGTIRGRAVFANPDGLFKPGMFARIRVAASKPYEALTVPDTAIGTEQVRKFVYVVGPENTIAMKFVELGPVVDGRRAVKSGLTADDVVVVNGLMRVRPGVKVTPQEEKPAAPAPAGAQNGNAAAPAK; encoded by the coding sequence ATGTTTGTGTTGCCCCGCCTTCCGCTCAAGGCTCTCGGTGCAGTCTCCCTTCTTTCGCTTGCCGCCTGTGGCCAGCCGCAGCAGCAGCAGGGTGGCCCGCCGCCGCCTCCGGCCGTGACGGTCGCCAAGCCGCAGCCCAGGACGATCACCGACTATGATGAGTATGTCGGCCGTTTCGTGGCGATGGATGAGGTGAACGTGCACGCCCGCGTGTCCGGCTATCTCTCGGAGATCCAGTTCACCGACGGCCAGCTGGTGAAGAAGGGCGATCCGCTGTTCACGCTCGACCAGCGCCCGTTCAAGATCGCGCTCGATCAGGCGAAGGCGAACCTCGCCCAGGCGCAGGCCAATCTCGATTATGCGCAGACCGACCTTGAGCGCGCCAAGACGCTGCTCCAGGACCGCAATTCGACGGCCATCTCCAAGCAGACCTTCGACCAGCGCACCCAGACCGAGCGGACCGCCGCCGCCACGCTCCAGGCGCAGGAAGCTGCCGTGGCCTCGGCCCAGCTCGATCTCGAGTTCACGCAGCTCACTGCACCCATCTCCGGCCGCATCGGCGACCGGCGCGTGTCGGTGGGCAACTATGTGATCGGCGCCAGTGCCGGCACGCCGACCCTGCTCGCGGTGATCGTGTCGCAGGATCCGATCCGCTTCGAGTTCACCTTCGATGAAGGCTCGCTGCTGCGCTACAAGAACAGCGGCACGGGCGCCAACGACGGCGCGCCGGTGGACCTCAAGCTGCTGGACGAGAAGACCTTTGCCCATCACGGCAAGATGGACTTCCTGAACAACGTGGTGGACACCGCCACCGGCACCATCCGCGGCCGTGCCGTGTTCGCCAATCCGGACGGCCTGTTCAAGCCGGGCATGTTCGCCCGCATCCGCGTGGCCGCCAGCAAGCCCTATGAGGCACTGACCGTTCCCGATACCGCCATCGGCACCGAGCAGGTGCGCAAGTTCGTCTATGTGGTCGGCCCCGAGAACACGATCGCCATGAAGTTCGTGGAGCTTGGCCCGGTGGTGGACGGCCGCCGCGCGGTGAAGTCCGGCCTCACGGCGGACGATGTGGTGGTGGTGAACGGCCTGATGCGCGTGCGTCCGGGCGTCAAGGTGACGCCGCAGGAAGAAAAGCCCGCTGCTCCGGCTCCCGCCGGCGCCCAGAACGGTAACGCCGCCGCCCCGGCGAAGTGA